One genomic region from Cydia amplana chromosome Z, ilCydAmpl1.1, whole genome shotgun sequence encodes:
- the LOC134661191 gene encoding ADP-ribosylation factor-like protein 5B: MGLLISKIWSLFGNEEHKLVLVGLDNAGKTTILYQLLLGEAVHTRPTIGSNVEEVVWKNLRFVMWDLGGQQSLRSAWNTYYTNSEFVIMVIDSTDRQRLGISREELHRMLAHEELGRACLLVYANKQDVKGSMSAAEISEQLDLTSIKQHPWHIQACCALTGEGLHLGLEWIASRIKKK; this comes from the exons ATGGGATTACTAATTTCAAAAATATGGAGTCTCTTCGGGAACGAAG AGCACAAGTTGGTGTTAGTGGGGTTGGACAATGCGGGCAAGACTACCATCCTGTACCAGCTGCTGCTGGGCGAGGCTGTTCACACGCGGCCCACGATCGGCTCTAATGTGGAAGAGGTTGTTTGGAAAAATCTGCGGTTTGTCATGTGGGACTTGGGCGGCCAACAGAGCTTGCGCTCCGCTTGGAACACATACTACACTAACAGCGAG TTCGTGATAATGGTGATCGACTCGACGGACCGGCAGCGGCTGGGCATCAGCCGCGAGGAGCTGCACCGCATGCTGGCGCACGAGGAGCTCGGCCGCGCGTGTCTACTCGTCTACGCCAACAAACAG GACGTGAAAGGTTCAATGAGCGCAGCTGAAATATCCGAGCAACTGGATCTGACGTCGATCAAGCAACATCCGTGGCACATACAGGCGTGCTGTGCACTCACCGGAGAGGG GTTACATTTAGGGCTCGAGTGGATCGCGAGTCGGATAAAAAAGAAATGA
- the LOC134661160 gene encoding alpha-mannosidase 2, which translates to MRVRVPRCRLFSTRVLAILLLAAGLGAYCYYHSASPNTYRKPEAHFGAEDILGKLPSLSDHLPPIRYEKEASEACPVLRDSAADIDTVAVYPSFEFQPSWMRTKEFWDRTFEERYDKIRNDSRRPKLKVIVVPHSHNDPGWLKTFEEYFEWKTKNIINNIIKKLNQYSNMTFVWSEITFLHAWWERAHPVKQKALKKLIKEGRLEITTGGWVMPDEACTHLYALVDQFIEGHQWVKNNLGVVPKTGWSIDPFGHGPTVPYLLDQSGLEGAVIQRIHYAWKQWLAERQIEEFYWMSGWSGKKPSLIVHNQPFDIYSIKSTCGPHPSVCLSFDFRKIPGEYSEYTAKQEEITDVNLHVKSKTLFEEYERIGSLTPHNVVLVPLGDDFRYEYAVEFDAQYTNYMKMFNYINSRKDMFNGDVQFGTPLDYFRALKKRHKAIPTLKGDFFVYSDIFSEGKPAYWSGYYTTRPYLKILDRQLEHQLRSSEILFTLVSNYIKQSKNAKLVSSEKRLEKSYEQLINARRNLGLFQHHDAITGTSKANVMNNYGTKLFTSLYHCIRLQEAALTAIMIPDESLHSQSVLQSEIEWETYGKPLKKLEVSLFDKKKIILFNPLAESRTEIITIRSNTTNIRVYDTRQNEYVLYQISPNIEVGADGRRSISDTSFDVLFVATLPALTAVTYNLEEHTNRSHHCTVFCNNCDTNQKADSDKINNFVTKRMMQGDIQLENGVMKLLVARNTGFLRQIYRKDLNRKNVVEIQFGAYHSAQRHSGAYLFMPDNDNPEKDVLGQYSNGNSEQDDNIFIVSGPVSTEITTMYLPFLVHTLRIYNVDDPALSHGLYVENVVNFENPPKNRETELFMRIQTNIQNGDPQEFYTDQNGFQYQKRVKVDKLGIEAHYYPITTMAWLQDEETRLTLVTNHAQGASAFEPGRLEVMLDKRTLYDDYRGLGEGVVDNKITLFQNWLLLEPMPGLQRTVREAGAQDFRHSNERYFSPNQKPYTKESTYQLPSQTAEYLSRTLNYPVNTFLLDTSEVGEVEVKSHQTFVEHFPPGVHLVTLRTITDDILDQFPSSSCFMVLHRPGYSCSVGSQQEKNTKFTSKTSFTGLRLENITSVSLTGLKTYKFLAGMKDVKIDPMEVLTYKIRF; encoded by the exons ATGAGGGTTCGAGTACCCCGCTGCCGCTTGTTCTCCACCAGAGTTCTGGCTATCCTACTCCTAGCGGCAGGCCTGGGTGCCTACTGCTACTACCACAGCGCATCTCCCAATACATACCGAAAACCAG AAGCACACTTTGGTGCAGAAGACATCCTCGGCAAACTCCCGTCGCTCTCTGACCATCTACCACCCATACGTTACGAAAAG GAGGCATCGGAGGCATGCCCCGTCCTGCGAGACAGCGCAGCCGACATCGACACCGTGGCCGTCTATCCGTCCTTCGAATTCCAG CCGAGCTGGATGCGCACGAAAGAGTTCTGGGATAGAACCTTTGAAGAACGCTACGATAAAATACGGAACGATAGTCGGCGGCCCAAGCTAAAG gttattgtGGTCCCACATTCGCACAATGATCCCGGGTGGCTAAAGACCTTCGAAGAGTACTTCGAGTGGAAGACCAAGAATATCATTAACAACATCATCAAGAAACTCAACCAGTATTCTAACATGACTTTCGTGTGGTCTGAGATTACATTTCTGCACGCGTGGTGGGAGAGAGCGCATCCTGTTAAACAAAAA GCTCTGAAGAAGCTGATAAAAGAGGGTCGTCTGGAGATAACCACCGGGGGCTGGGTGATGCCCGACGAAGCCTGCACACATCTGTACGCACTGGTTGACCAGTTCATCGAAG GGCATCAGTGGGTGAAGAACAATCTAGGCGTAGTTCCTAAAACCGGATGGTCGATCGATCCTTTCGGCCACGGCCCCACCGTGCCCTACCTGCTGGACCAGAGCGGGCTCGAGGGCGCCGTCATCCAGCGGATCCATTACGCCTGGAAGCAATGGCTGGCGGAGAGGCAAATAGAGGAGTTCTACTGGATGTCAGGATGGTCCGGTAAAAAACCCTCTCTCATAGTTCACAACCAACCCTTCGACATTTATTCTATCAAAAGTACTTGTGGGCCTCATCCGTCCGTTTGTCTGAGCTTTGACTTTAGGAAGATACCCGGGGAATACTCGGAATATACCGCGAAACAGGAGGAAATCACGGACGTGAATCTTCACGTCAAGTCGAAGACCCTTTTCGAGGAATACGAGCGGATCGGGTCGCTGACGCCGCACAACGTGGTGCTCGTGCCGCTCGGCGACGACTTCCGCTACGAGTACGCCGTGGAGTTCGACGCGCAGTACACCAACTACATGAAGATGTTCAACTACATCAATAGCCGCAAAGACATGTTCAACGGTGATGTGCAATTTGGAACACCCTTAGACTATTTCAGAGCTCTAAAGAAACGACACAAGGCTATACCGACGTTAAAAGGTGACTTCTTTGTCTACTCGGATATATTTAGCGAGGGCAAACCCGCCTACTGGTCCGGGTATTACACCACGAGGCCGTACCTGAAGATCCTCGACAGGCAATTGGAACATCAACTAAGATCATCAGAAATCCTTTTCACTCTCGTCTCCAACTATATCAAGCAATCTAAAAATGCGAAATTAGTTTCATCTGAGAAGAGATTAGAAAAATCTTACGAACAACTGATAAACGCGAGAAGAAATTTAGGACTTTTCCAGCACCACGACGCAATAACGGGAACTTCTAAAGCTAACGTTATGAACAACTACGGAACGAAGTTATTTACAAGTTTGTATCACTGTATACGCCTGCAGGAAGCGGCCTTGACGGCCATTATGATCCCTGATGAGAGCTTGCACTCCCAGAGCGTGCTTCAAAGCGAAATCGAATGGGAGACGTACGGAAAACCTCTGAAAAAACTTGAGGTTTCACTTTTTGACAAAAAGAAAATTATTCTGTTTAATCCTCTCGCGGAATCGAGAACTGAGATTATCACTATCAGATCGAACACGACAAATATTAGAGTGTACGATACACGGCAAAACGAGTATGTTCTTTACCAGATCTCACCAAATATAGAAGTCGGCGCTGACGGCCGCCGCTCCATCAGTGACACTAGTTTCGACGTCCTGTTCGTGGCCACGCTGCCCGCGCTCACTGCTGTCACATACAATCTGGAAGAGCACACGAACAGATCACATCATTGCACCGTTTTCTGCAATAATTGCGATACCAACCAAAAGGCAGATTCTGATAAAATTAACAACTTTGTAACAAAACGAATGATGCAAGGCGATATACAATTGGAAAACGGTGTTATGAAACTGCTGGTTGCCAGAAATACGGGATTCTTGCGACAAATTTACAGAAAAGATTTGAATAGAAAAAATGTGGTAGAAATCCAATTCGGCGCTTATCACAGCGCACAGAGACATTCCGGGGCATACCTGTTCATGCCAGATAATGACAACCCAGAAAAGGATGTTCTAGGGCAGTACTCCAACGGGAACAGCGAGCAGGACGACAACATCTTTATCGTGTCGGGCCCAGTGTCGACTGAGATAACTACCATGTACTTGCCGTTCCTGGTCCACACCCTCAGGATTTACAACGTGGACGATCCTGCGCTCTCGCATGGGCTGTATGTGGAAAACGTGGTCAACTTCGAGAACCCTCCGAAAAACAGAGAAACCGAACTTTTTATGAGAATTCAAACTAACATACAAAACGGAGACCCACAAGAGTTTTATACGGATCAAAATGGATTCCAGTATCAGAAACGTGTTAAAGTTGATAAGCTGGGAATCGAAGCTCACTACTATCCGATAACTACGATGGCGTGGTTGCAGGACGAGGAGACCAGGCTGACGCTGGTGACGAACCACGCCCAGGGCGCGTCGGCCTTCGAGCCCGGCCGCCTGGAGGTCATGCTCGACAAGAGAACACTCTACGACGACTACCGAGGTCTGGGTGAAGGAGTCGTGGATAATAAAATTACACTGTTCCAGAATTGGCTGCTACTTGAACCGATGCCTGGGTTACAGAGGACGGTAAGAGAAGCCGGAGCGCAAGATTTCCGCCATTCCAATGAGCGTTATTTCAGTCCTAACCAAAAACCCTATACCAAAGAATCTACATATCAGTTGCCGTCACAAACGGCCGAATATTTAAGCAGGACGCTCAATTATCCAGTGAACACTTTCCTGCTGGACACAAGTGAAGTGGGAGAGGTAGAAGTGAAGTCTCATCAGACATTCGTGGAGCACTTCCCGCCCGGGGTGCACCTGGTCACCCTCAGAACTATCACGGACGACATTTTGGACCAGTTCCCGAGTTCTTCCTGCTTTATGGTATTGCACAGGCCCGGTTATAGCTGCTCTGTAGGTTCTCAACAAGAAAAAAACACCAAATTCACATCTAAAACTTCATTCACGGGCTTgcgtttagaaaatattactTCAGTAAGTTTGACtggcttaaaaacttacaaATTCCTGGCTGGAATGAAAGATGTTAAGATAGATCCTATGGAAGTATTAACTTACAAGATCCGGTTTTGA
- the LOC134661202 gene encoding uncharacterized protein LOC134661202, which produces MKYNILGNTDMKVSHVSMGGASFSNIYGSFDEEKSLQLIKKTLTLGVNYLETGPWYGQGSSEKVIGKALKEIPRETYFIGSKVGRYEKDIRKMFDFSEEKTEAAVDNTLQLLQLEHVDLIQMHDITFAPDISIILKETLPALDRAVKDGKARYIGVADYDLDLMKEIIEESDIHLSTILSYSKSTLFDNRLQNYTKYFKSKGVGIINAAATGMGLLTNRGPQPWHPASDDIKALCQRASNYCKDQGVELARLATWFTLNQPDVDTNVCGFFNTEQMLDTLNVSEKGLTEHEKAVLAHLQLSFFDNVTLHWDEVELNAYRTKLE; this is translated from the exons atgaaatacaatATCTTAGGTAATACTGATATGAAGGTTTCCCATGTTAGCATGGGAGGGGCATCTTTCAGCAACATTTACGG ATCATTCGACGAGGAAAAAAGTCTACAACTTATTAAGAAAACTCTAACTTTAGGAGTAAACTACTTGGAAACTGGGCCGTGGTACGGTCAGGGAAGTTCAGAGAAAGTTATAGGCAAG GCGCTCAAAGAAATCCCGAGAGAGACGTATTTCATCGGCAGCAAAGTTGGACGCTACGAGAAAGATATCCGGAAAATGTTCGACTTCTCTGAAGAGAAGACAGAAGCGGCCGTGGATAACACTTTACAACTTCTTCAACTCGAACACGTGGATCTGATTCAA ATGCACGACATCACTTTTGCACCGGACATTTCAATAATTCTAAAAGAAACCTTGCCAGCATTGGACCGAGCTGTGAAAGATGGCAAagccagatatatcggagtagCTGACTATGATTTAGATTTGATGAAGGAGATAATTGAAGAGTCTGACATCCACCTATCTACAATTCTGTCATATTCAAAATCCACATTATTTGACAACCGAttacaaaattatacaaaatactttaag AGTAAAGGCGTGGGCATAATAAACGCAGCAGCTACCGGCATGGGCCTGCTGACCAACCGCGGGCCGCAGCCCTGGCACCCAGCAAGTGATGACATCAAAGCTCTTTGCCAACGAGCGTCTAATTACTGCAAG GATCAAGGAGTAGAGCTAGCTCGACTAGCAACATGGTTTACCTTAAACCAGCCAGACGTTGATACGAACGTGTGCGGATTCTTCAACACGGAACAAATGCTGGACACGTTGAATGTCTCAGAAAAAGGGCTCACGGAACATGAAAAGGCGGTGTTAGCTCATCTGCAGTTGAG ctttTTTGATAATGTTACCCTACACTGGGATGAAGTAGAATTGAATGCATACAGAACAAAATTAGAATAA